CGGGTTGATGAACAACTCGCTGTTCTTGGTCCTTTCCGTGAACCGGACGTCGCCGAAGTCGCCGCGCACTGCGGCGGCGACGGATCCGTTCACGATGCTCGGGTGGCTCATGGTGTGGCGCTGTGCGTGGGCGACCGCGTCGAGATAGAGCAGCGCGCCCTCCCGCGCCGCGCCGAGCAGCGAGAACGCCCCGAGGTAGGCGCCGTCCCGGTCCAGGGCGGCCAGGTTCTCCAGTACGAGCGAGTGGTTCACGCCGTGATAGGCGTCCACTCCGAAGCCGAGGCAGGCCACCAGCCGGTGCGGGACCTCCTCCAGCCCGTTCACGGCGGCCAGGCTCGCCATGTCCTCCTCCGGGGTGCCCAGACCGTGTTCGTCGCCGCGCATCAGGATGTCGGTGCCGCCGTCCACCAGCACGACCGCGTCGACACCGCCGAGATGCGTGATCAGTGTTCGGTAGGCCGCCCGCAGCGGACGAACTCCGATGCTGGGGAACGCGTACACGGTCGACGGCAGATCCTGCGTCACCAGCCACTGGGCGAGCGTGCGTTCGGGGAAGTAGTCGCCGCGCAATGGGGTGTCGGGACCGATGGCCGCGACATCCTCGTCCACCCATGTGTCGAGGTCCAGGCCGTACAGGTTGGCGAAGGACAAGTTCGCGAGGTGCACCTCCTTGCCTGCGGACCGCAGCGCGATTGCGAGCGGGAGTCCGGCGTACACGTCGAAGCCGCCGCCTGCACCGGCGATGAGTACCCGTTGCGCGTCGCGCAGGCGGGTGAAGAACGCAGGTTCCCCCAGAGTGATCACCGCAGGACGCTACTGCACTTGATCGGGCGATGCGGGGTGATCGCCTGACAGGTGAGGATCGATTCCGGGGCGGGGCGGCCCGTCGGCCCTGTCGGCTCCAGGTTCCGAGGAACGGTCTGCAGGTCGGCGGCCGTGGCAGTCCCCGCAGGCTTCTCGGCGACCAATGAGCTTTGTCCTGTGGGTGGATAAAGAAGTGCCCTACCCGTGCGTAAGTACTTCCCACTCCGGAAAATCATTGTTACGTTCCTCTCCGACGGCCTGACGACGCAGTCAGTGCAGACAGGCGTCCGATACCCGGTCGTGGGTGAGGGGAGGGATCGTGCGACGGATGACTGCTCGACCTGAGAACGCCCATCAGGCGCGGTTGCTTCGTCTGCTGCGTGACAACGGTTCCAACTCCCGTGCCCAGCTGGGTGATCTGGTGGACCTGTCCCGTTCGAAGCTGGCGGTCGAGGTTGACCGGCTGCTGGAGACGGGGCTG
This is a stretch of genomic DNA from Streptomyces sp. NBC_00285. It encodes these proteins:
- a CDS encoding DUF1152 domain-containing protein — protein: MITLGEPAFFTRLRDAQRVLIAGAGGGFDVYAGLPLAIALRSAGKEVHLANLSFANLYGLDLDTWVDEDVAAIGPDTPLRGDYFPERTLAQWLVTQDLPSTVYAFPSIGVRPLRAAYRTLITHLGGVDAVVLVDGGTDILMRGDEHGLGTPEEDMASLAAVNGLEEVPHRLVACLGFGVDAYHGVNHSLVLENLAALDRDGAYLGAFSLLGAAREGALLYLDAVAHAQRHTMSHPSIVNGSVAAAVRGDFGDVRFTERTKNSELFINPLMALYFCVDLPGLARRNLYLDLLERTSLMRQVSSVIEEFRTTLPRQRPPRAFPH